From one Streptomyces sp. ICC1 genomic stretch:
- a CDS encoding sugar ABC transporter permease, whose amino-acid sequence MAAHTSQSVAKAAGSEVGPDADTAARGRSRRTDNGNRPGLRRALATHWYAWAMVAPVVLVLGVIIGWPLVRGVYLSLTDATERNVGRTIGANHIEATYQFVGLDNYATVLADPVFLQRLVWTVLWTVACVSITFALGLALATMLNREFKGRAAYRMALILPWAVPGFVSVFAWRFLFNRDNGILNKLLEGGGITAVPWLDDPTWAKLSVIAVNVWLGVPFMMVALLGGMQSIPGELYEAAEMDGATPWQRFRHITLPGLRAVSMTVILLSTIWTFNMFPVIFLLTRGGPGDSTEILVTQAFREAFVTSPRDFAGSATWGVLILLLLMIFALVYRRSLRKQGEVW is encoded by the coding sequence ATGGCTGCTCACACCAGCCAGTCGGTGGCGAAGGCCGCGGGCAGCGAGGTCGGTCCTGACGCCGACACCGCCGCCCGCGGCCGGAGCCGCAGGACTGACAACGGGAACCGCCCTGGACTCAGGCGCGCGCTCGCCACCCACTGGTACGCCTGGGCCATGGTCGCCCCGGTCGTGCTCGTCCTCGGCGTGATCATCGGCTGGCCGCTCGTCCGCGGCGTCTACCTGTCGCTGACCGACGCCACCGAGCGCAATGTCGGCCGTACGATCGGCGCCAACCACATCGAGGCGACGTACCAATTCGTCGGACTCGACAACTACGCCACCGTCCTCGCCGACCCGGTGTTCCTGCAGCGGCTGGTGTGGACGGTCCTGTGGACCGTCGCCTGCGTGTCGATCACCTTCGCGCTCGGCCTCGCCCTCGCCACCATGCTCAACCGCGAGTTCAAGGGACGCGCCGCCTACCGGATGGCACTCATCCTGCCCTGGGCCGTCCCCGGATTCGTCTCCGTCTTCGCCTGGCGGTTCCTCTTCAACCGCGACAACGGCATCCTCAACAAGCTTCTCGAAGGCGGCGGCATCACCGCCGTCCCGTGGCTCGACGACCCGACCTGGGCCAAGCTCTCGGTCATCGCCGTCAACGTCTGGCTCGGCGTCCCCTTCATGATGGTCGCCCTGCTCGGCGGCATGCAGTCCATCCCCGGCGAGCTCTACGAAGCCGCCGAGATGGACGGGGCCACCCCCTGGCAGCGGTTCCGCCACATCACCCTGCCGGGACTGCGCGCGGTCAGCATGACGGTGATCCTGCTCTCCACCATCTGGACCTTCAACATGTTCCCGGTGATCTTCCTGCTCACCCGGGGCGGACCGGGCGACTCCACCGAGATCCTGGTCACCCAGGCCTTCCGCGAGGCGTTCGTGACGAGCCCGCGCGACTTCGCCGGCTCCGCTACCTGGGGCGTCCTGATCCTCCTGCTGCTCATGATCTTCGCGCTGGTCTACCGGCGCTCGCTGCGCAAGCAGGGAGAGGTGTGGTGA